GCCGATACGCAGCTGGGTGGAAACGGATCAGAGGAATAAGAATCCCGCCAGGGATCGATCCACGGGAGGTCAACATGATGAAAAAAGATGACGGCCCTATCTCCGAAATGATGCGCGAACAGGCGCTGGACAAGATCCTGCTCGAAAAAGGCCGGGGGTATGCCCAGGATTACCTGGACAGGGTCCTCGACCGCCCCGTATTCCCGGGGAAAGAGGCTATCCAAAGGCTGGAGGAATTCCGGCATGAACTCCCCGAGGAGCCCGGCGATCCGGGCGAGATCCTGGACAGGCTTCACCGTTTCGGCTCCCCGGCGACGGTCGCCCAGGTGGGAGGGCGTTACTTCGGCTTTGTCAACGGGGGAGTCGTCCCCGCTTCCCTCGCCGCGAAATGGCTCGTCGACGCGTGGGACCAGAACGCCGCCCTCTACGTGATGTCCCCGGTCGTGTCGGTCCTCGAGGAAGTCTGCGAGGAGTGGCTCGTGGACCTCTTCGGCCTTCCCGGAGGCACCGCCGCCGGTTTCGTCGGGGGCTCCGCCACGGCCAACCTCTGCGGGCTGGCGGCCGGGCGCGATCACCT
This Thermovirga sp. DNA region includes the following protein-coding sequences:
- a CDS encoding aspartate aminotransferase family protein; translated protein: MMKKDDGPISEMMREQALDKILLEKGRGYAQDYLDRVLDRPVFPGKEAIQRLEEFRHELPEEPGDPGEILDRLHRFGSPATVAQVGGRYFGFVNGGVVPASLAAKWLVDAWDQNAALYVMSPVVSVLEEVCEEWLVDLFGLPGGTAAGFVGGSATANLCGLAAGRDHL